From Bradyrhizobium sp. NDS-1, the proteins below share one genomic window:
- the efp gene encoding elongation factor P, with protein MRVIASSIRKGNVIEQDGKLYVVVSAENIHPGKGTPVSQIEMRRISDGVKISERYKTTDQVEKATIEERNYTFLYEDGDGFHFMNPETYDQVQVSKDVVGDAASYLQPDMTVKLSMHDVNVVSIALPQRVTLEVVETEPVTKGQTASSSYKPAILSNGVRTTVPPHIAVGTRIVVMTEDGSYSERAKD; from the coding sequence TTGAGAGTCATCGCCAGTTCTATTCGCAAGGGCAACGTGATCGAGCAAGACGGCAAGCTTTACGTCGTCGTGAGCGCCGAGAACATCCATCCCGGCAAGGGCACCCCGGTCAGTCAGATCGAAATGCGCCGAATCTCGGACGGGGTAAAGATCTCCGAGCGCTACAAGACCACCGACCAGGTCGAAAAGGCCACGATCGAAGAGCGCAACTACACCTTCCTGTATGAAGATGGCGACGGCTTCCACTTCATGAACCCCGAGACCTACGACCAGGTCCAGGTCTCCAAGGACGTCGTTGGCGACGCGGCCTCCTATCTTCAACCGGACATGACCGTCAAGCTGTCGATGCATGACGTCAACGTGGTGTCGATTGCGCTGCCGCAGCGCGTGACCCTGGAAGTGGTCGAGACCGAACCCGTGACCAAGGGCCAGACCGCCTCCTCGTCCTACAAGCCCGCGATCTTGTCCAACGGCGTGCGCACCACGGTGCCGCCGCACATCGCCGTCGGCACCCGCATCGTGGTGATGACCGAAGACGGCTCCTACTCAGAGCGCGCCAAGGACTAG
- a CDS encoding M23 family peptidase, with product MPPGGETVVGKGFRFVSLLLASLSLPIAAPLAADEFRSPSLTALRVDWRAALDQLRTEINSRPRVADDFIFAPRRTVPRYDPRATPALVQLNAVSSRFFAGITRSPVPVLLPFDAAAYLDAQRNGAPATLALSRYQADFNPVDMFDAGPAGYSATFSLDSGAGDGMPGRVFARPVEVQITGSALVYDIADPAGGKGEPVKPLATIFPDLRRFIREGYVRYAFTRFGAAYVVSIQCLDSVAKPRRLACKEAYPVAERFLKALRVAGGQRMRPLMDVASNVIDRPTARSPDFSYRPSGDIIPNTGYRKQGGHADVMAYAQIRFPLEKAPAFVRSQSYSKRDKSEGPTAYPWRDNFCESRSFEVWQCAGGYGHQGEDIRAANCPPGEDAESCDPKRRAVVAVRDAIVIRAAKDQAATLQVNSRTEHIRFRYMHMNPHAMNADGLVNGRIVTEGEKIGVVSNYLDRPAGTSMHLHFDVQVFTRDGWIWVSPYVTLVSAYERLIRARGREIGPEMAVTAQPVAHALPNDVVKPDLREGSSGDDN from the coding sequence GTGCCGCCGGGGGGCGAGACAGTGGTTGGGAAGGGTTTCCGCTTCGTCTCGCTGCTTCTGGCGTCGCTTTCGCTGCCCATTGCCGCTCCGCTCGCCGCGGACGAATTCCGCAGCCCCTCGCTCACGGCCCTGCGCGTCGATTGGCGCGCAGCGCTGGACCAGCTCCGCACCGAGATCAACAGCCGCCCCCGCGTCGCAGACGATTTCATCTTCGCGCCACGCCGTACGGTGCCGCGCTATGATCCCCGCGCCACCCCCGCCCTGGTGCAGCTCAACGCGGTTTCCTCACGATTCTTCGCCGGCATCACCCGCAGTCCCGTGCCTGTGCTGCTGCCGTTCGATGCCGCCGCGTACCTCGATGCGCAACGCAACGGTGCGCCGGCGACGCTCGCGTTGTCGCGCTACCAGGCGGACTTCAATCCCGTCGACATGTTCGATGCCGGCCCCGCCGGCTACAGTGCAACCTTTTCGTTGGATTCCGGCGCCGGTGACGGCATGCCGGGCCGCGTGTTCGCGAGGCCGGTCGAGGTCCAGATCACGGGTTCGGCGCTGGTCTACGACATCGCCGATCCAGCCGGCGGCAAGGGCGAGCCAGTCAAGCCGCTCGCGACGATCTTTCCGGACCTCCGCAGATTCATCCGGGAGGGCTATGTACGCTACGCTTTCACCCGTTTCGGCGCCGCCTATGTCGTGTCGATCCAGTGCCTCGACAGCGTCGCCAAGCCGAGACGGCTCGCCTGCAAGGAAGCCTATCCAGTCGCCGAGCGCTTCCTGAAGGCCCTGCGTGTCGCCGGCGGGCAACGGATGCGGCCGCTAATGGACGTCGCCTCCAACGTCATCGATCGCCCCACGGCTCGCTCGCCCGACTTCAGCTATCGGCCGAGCGGCGATATCATCCCGAATACGGGCTACCGCAAGCAAGGCGGCCATGCCGACGTGATGGCCTATGCACAGATCCGCTTTCCGCTCGAGAAGGCGCCCGCCTTTGTGCGTTCGCAATCCTACAGCAAGCGCGACAAGAGCGAGGGCCCGACCGCCTATCCCTGGCGCGACAATTTTTGCGAGTCCCGCAGCTTCGAGGTCTGGCAGTGCGCCGGCGGCTACGGCCATCAGGGCGAGGACATTCGCGCCGCCAACTGCCCGCCCGGCGAGGACGCCGAATCCTGCGACCCCAAGCGGCGCGCCGTCGTTGCCGTGCGCGATGCCATCGTGATCCGCGCGGCCAAGGACCAGGCCGCGACGCTTCAAGTCAACAGCCGCACCGAGCACATCCGTTTCCGCTACATGCACATGAACCCGCATGCGATGAACGCCGACGGTCTCGTCAACGGCCGCATCGTCACCGAAGGCGAGAAGATCGGCGTCGTCTCGAACTATCTCGACCGTCCCGCCGGCACCTCGATGCACCTGCATTTCGACGTACAGGTGTTCACCCGCGATGGCTGGATCTGGGTCAGCCCCTACGTCACCCTGGTCTCGGCCTATGAGCGCCTGATCCGCGCCCGTGGCCGCGAGATCGGTCCGGAGATGGCAGTCACGGCGCAGCCGGTGGCACACGCGCTGCCGAACGACGTTGTCAAGCCGGACCTGCGCGAGGGATCGAGCGGCGACGACAATTGA